The Arachis duranensis cultivar V14167 chromosome 9, aradu.V14167.gnm2.J7QH, whole genome shotgun sequence genomic sequence attagagtgatatacactaccactgagggttcaatgcttgattctatgttccctgctttcatgagctatctgcTTACAAGTTCACTTACTTTTTATTGtacgatttgaattagtggaatttgattcatatttgtcttggagaacttatttacttttaaccaagtaggtagaatcatttttgcatgtagttgcattcacatagataggttgcatttcatactctctatcattcctcttcagtcctttatagcttctcttgagcttagcatgaggacatgctaatgtttaagtgtggggagtttgataaaccactattttatgatttatcttgtgctcaattgagtggtttttatcaactctttacccacttattcatatgatttgcatattttatattttccttcctgattctgtgctatgattgaaaacatgcttctttggtcttaattttgctatgtctaatcctctcttattaccattcgatgccttgatatgtgtgttaagtgatttcagagattatagggcaggaatggcttagaggatggaaaggaagcatgcaaaactggaaggaatacaaggaacTGAAGGAACTACTAAAGCTGTCCAACTtgacctcttggtactaaatcgaccataacatgagctacagaggtccaaatgattaGGTTCCAGTTGAGTTGGAAAGCTAATATacggggcttcgcaacgatatataattttccaTCGTTTCCCCGAAGTTAGGCAACGCagacgcgtggatgacgcgcccGCATCGCATCTACGaacttcaatccacgcaaacacGTGGGTGACGCCTCCACGTCACTTTTCCGCAACCTGTACATGCCAGAgcaatttttgggctgtttctgacccagttttttgCCCAGAAAGCACAGATTAAAGTCTATAAAGTgagggaatccattcattcatcattcatacttcagatcagatcataattcacttttcataatttagatgtagtttttagagagagaggctctctcctctctcttaggattaggattaggaatatttttatcttcttcatcacaggttcaatgttctttttgtttattttctcttttatttgtttatgaacttttcatgttaggattttcttaattaatataattggaggtatttcagactcatgattgctttcttctatttattatacaaataatttagatttttcccttttggctttggtcgattaattggtgactcttgagttgtcaaactcatcgtgattgataattgttacctttgctgattaatttagatttctataactctagtctttccttaaggagttgactaggactttaggtgttaaattgatttgtccacttaacttaccttcatggttagaggttgactgagtggtagcaaaaatataattctcatcaccattgataaggataacaaggataggacttccagttttcataccttgccaagagattttctaattattaatttatttttcttatcaattaaattatttgtttaaaccttttcaaaactccaaaatatacctttgcataaccaataataaatcatcctttcctgcaattccttgagaagacgacccgaggtttaaatacttcagttatcaaATTCAAAGGGGTTTATTACTTGTGACAatcaaacgtttgtacgaaaggattttctgttggtttacaagctatacttacaacgcgactatttttataaaattctttactagcaaaaatccgtTTGTCAATCTTCAACCACTCCTTCCGGCTCAATTGTCTCTACTCTCTCCCCTTGTTGCAATTCTTGCTTCAACTCCTCTTTTTCACCTTGAAACTTCAAGTTCACTCCCTCACTATTCTCCTTGGTTGATCCTCCACATTTGTCAATGGGAGTATTTGGGTTGTATGATCTTAGGTGGGAGGCCATGTGGTTAATGGCTTCCGCCATGGTAGCAACCATAACTTCTAGCTTCTTTAGCTCTTTTTACTTCTCTTTTTGCCTTTGGATATAAGAGCTAATATCTCTTTATTGTTCTTACAAGAAGGTTTGGAGAGCTTCATCCCTTGAAGGCGATGGTGAAAAAGAGGGTTTATTATTtaggagaaagggttcataattggacggtggttcatcttggtaagtgtatggagatggtgtatatcgaggttgttcttgggagtaattatgTTGGAATTGttgtggttctatatatggttcatatgacTCATAAGGTGGTTAGTATGGTGGATAAgcattagggtcatatggaagtGTTTGGTGGTAGTgtacttgtgagtatggtggttcaaaactatgttgaggaggtagttcataggcatatggtggtggttgttaacaaccacaatgagggtcaccacatccattagGTTGATATGCATTAGGAGTTGGATTATACCCATAAGAAACCGGatgaggttgttgccaagaagagTATCCATatgcttgaggctcctcccactTTTGATTTCTAAATCCTTGATgtacatcctcattgaagcttccatttcCATTTCCTACAATAtagtttgaaccaaactcatagccaaagggacGAGATATCATAGTAGAAAAgggaaaacaacaacaaaaagtaagaagagataaagaaaataaactcctaaacTAAAACTAGCAAACCAACAAAAAGCAAactattcacactattcacatatgaacaacaaccaataacaagcacaCATTGCAATTCTCCgataacggcgccaaaaacttgaaagAGTAGAACCGTCAGTTAGGAATTTTTTCTCGGTAAAAGAGAAATATcttcattgcaagtatagttccaaaccgaCAAGTAAcactcaatcaaagtttaatttgtttgtcacgagtgcaaaccaataaaaattcTGAGAGTATTAGATCTCggatcgtctctcaaaggaattgcagtgaTGTATGCACATTATTGGTTATGGTATCCAAGGGGTGGTTTGCAAATAagggacaagaaattaaatggcaagtaaataaagcaaacaattaaagaaagcaattacgatactaaagagagacattcatggcaaagattgagaatataggctttctatcctagtcattaattaTCATACAATGATTAACAAGAACTAATCCTATTTAGTCATCTTCTATATAGGAAGAAGGTATAATGTTATCTTCACattgagagaaagtcaaataagactagttaatctcaatccaaaagtcttaatcaactcactaattgaatcagtaagagattagagtcaatggaaataatattaactaacaattcTAGATTACCAACATGagttgggtattaatgactcaagattgtctaatttctctttctaagcaagaatgctcaaaaagcTACTCTAACAtctaaccaagcattttgttaaacacttagaaggcataaaaggaaagtatCATAAAtttgcaagaataataaaatctacaactacccaaagtaagaaattaacaataacaactaagaaaagtacattaaacatgaaatacctcaaattgcattaaatgaaattaaaattaacaagagttcataaacataaaaatgaccaaaatgagaaattaacaagagaactaagaagaacaaagatgtaAGAATAAGAAATTATAAAGAAATTAGATGAAGACAAGAATTAATCCATATATCTAAGAGAGATTACCCCAATTCTAACCTAATTCTTGAGAGAAGaaggagcttctctctctagaaaactacctaAAGAATCATCCTAGCTAATCTAATTGCTCCCCTCTTTGTCCAATCCTGAATTTTGCATCAAATAGCCtcataaatgagttggatttaggCCAGAAAAGCTCAGAAATTGCTCCCCAatgttttcactttaatgaggtcacatgCCTAACGTCATGGGTGCTCGTGGTCGACACGTGCGCATCGCCTTGCAAATACCTCCTCACAcgtgcgcgtgggtgacgcatGCGTGTCGCTAGCAGATCTCCtcctcacgcgtacgcatagATGATGCGTGTGCGTGGCCTTGAATCCTCCAaatgctcatttcttcatgaattctccactttgcatgcttttctcttcacttcttccattcaatccatgccttatgaacctgaaatcactcaacaaatatatcaagtcatcaaatgaaattaaagtgaattaaaattgccaaatttaaggcctaaaaagcatattttcactcTTAAGTACATATTTAGGGTGAATTACAAAAGCAtgttatttcattgaataaatgtgagataagttaataaaattccctaaattcaacacaagataaactacAAAATTGGGATTTATCATGTAAATGCAAGATAATATTTATATTGTAGTTTAATTTCTCAAATAACCACTTCATTCATTTCAACGCAAAATATTAGGTCTCAAGCGGAATTTtctttgtaaaatatttaacataaacaacatattgaaaataagttagtaaataactaaataataaattatgaaattattttcaataattataaaattaatataaatgcTAAAATTTAACCATAAATACAAAGTTTACTCATAGACTAAAATCTAAGAGAGGAATTTCTACTCCACAGGTTCCAACAAGCAAGGAAAGTGGTTTCTTTGAGTATCTAATACCACAaacataacaataataactcTAATAACTTAATCTCAACATCAATTgatataataaaacttatatactaaaaaattttaaattctatcttACCCTAACTCTAAATTTTCGGATTTATTAATACCCATAACTATAAATGtgacaaaaattaaagatatagGTAATTATCAACCTAAAGAATCACCTTAATGTCTTAATAGTTGATAATGCTTGAATTAAAAgtgattttcctttttttcaagTTTAGACTACTTCAATGGAGTTTTGGAATAGAAGCTAACATAAGAGACCACAATAGATAAAGCATAATAAAAatggaatagaagaagaataataaaattaattgaacTAAAATTGTATGAAATTATTGTTAAAGAAGTGACATGAGGAGGGGAGATCAAAGAGTAGCATTGGCGGTAGGGGGTTCTGTGATGTAATAATATGTGTATTGCTACATTGAAATGTTTGTGTGTGTTGTTGGagtagaaagaaaagaaggaaaggtTATGGGCTTGGCCTGTCgttgttgtttatttttttttaattaggctCTACAGTCTCGGTACTCGACAGTAAATTGTGATTCATCTGGGAGATGGCGAAGTATACTGGACtcgtgttttatttttatttagatctCTGCTTACTTATTTTAAGAAACTTATATGTAtgcatttttatttgaaaactcGTCTATAGAGACTTTGATGTATATTTTGGGAGAGATAAGAAACGTTGTTGTCAACTGAATTTTATTACTGTAATCCTAGCCAGCCTAAATTTCGTAGGTTGCGACCAGTGGCTATTATATGCATGTTTATGTATATATCTTGTCTTTATCCTATTCTTCCTTAATGTTTTATTTTGCTTCGCTTTCCGAATGcgctttatttttttcatcgATACGTGTGTGTTTCTGATTGCGATTTTATTTTACTCATTTTCAGGATTCTCGTTTAATAATTTCTTTcaattatatatgtttataaATCCACCTTGAATCGTACCACCTTATTATTATTGACTTATGACttgagcataaggatttgaatattagggtgttacacaaccAACAGATAAGCTCATGGCAtgcataggacagacatgcatcatacttatTTGCACATACTTCTCTGTGATATGTGTTTCTATGATTATGTGTGTATGTGCTTTTTGACTTGTGATTTTCTCTGTATCTTTGATTTGTTAAAGGTGTTTGTATTTTGAGGTTTGTTGTTGTTGGTTATCTATTGAAGATTGCAAATATTTTGTTGTGGAATTGCTAtgtaacaaataataaaatagacataACTATCCACTCCGGACCTAAtaagaactccccaattcttaTTCCCAATTTTCACCCTTTTCAGCTATAGGTGCGAAAGGCTTATTGTGAAGTTGCAGGAGTATAGAAGAATATGTTTGCAAGTTGAGTtattgttagaatttattttcttccttgcCTTGTAGTCGAAGTTTTATTCAGAGGGGtagattttgtaatttgttttgtaTGTAATACTATAATGTATTGTTAATATTAAGTATGTGAATATGTGTTATTTGTTCTTGatgaaaaagttttaatttttcaataaaataatcaaCAGATTAACGTGTAAAGACTCGATATTAATTAGATAATAAATGAATTAGGTTAATAACGCCTTACTTTTAGTACAATCATGACGTACTGAAAGTTGAGTTGTTACAAAAACACAAACGATAAAAAAAATGGATTTCTTTTAACCTTTTATAGCGACCAAGAAAATGAAATTCCAGATCCAATCAACAACTAAGCACTAAATATCACTCATCAAATGATAATGACGTTCAAAATTTGGATTTGGAACTTGCCCTAATTCCGAAATCCAGACATGTAGTTCGCACATAAATAGTCCCAACGATTTGAAGTTTACTTGATTTAAAGTTTCAGGTGCTGCCGCTGAACGAATTTCTTCTTTCTTAGTCATCGAGCTCTTCCCTCAACAATACAGAAAAGCTACTAGGCCAAGAGCATTCTCAGTTTGCCTCAAACATGAATCTCTATTTAGTATTTACTATAGACTCCTATCTTAActtttttgcaaaaaaaaaaaatgctttattcttttaatttttttattatcacatatttaaaaaaatatttttttttcatttgttttttggACCGGATTCATTTGTGTTTTGGttattaacaaattaattttttcttttacttcatatctaatattttgaataaatatatattaaaattattttcttaaactaAAATCATTACTATTTCTTAATCCATTCTTTAATAACAATTGATGACACACATTTTTTGAATTGTAAGACcttttattaaatgaaaataatttttttaatttttttatttaaaagaataaaatgtgatcttttattattaattttataaataaaataaaaaaattaaaaattacactttatttttttaatcaaaaataaaattaaaagggtTCATTCTTGATACTAAACCTCCTACCACCAATTGCAGCCGATTGAAAAACACTTTACACTTAACCAGGACAGGTGTTTGCATCAAAGCTATGAAATGCAGCATATATAGGTGATGATAGATTTTGTTTTAGCACCATAGAAGTTTCCAAAGAACAATCTAACCAACGATTATTCTGACTAACAACagtaaatgttaaaatttatttgtcacttaaaaatttgtttagaaCTAAAAAATTTCAGACACTCATCTGAGGTATTTCCTTTAAATATTTATCCTGGTAGTTGACACCTAACAAAGGTAAATATCATtgaaggaaaaaagaagaaaaaaagaaataggtCAACGTTGGGCAATTGTGTTCCTTTCCACTCTCCACTGTCCATTGCGCAACCCCCACTACCACTACTAGTACCCCTAATCCAAGCCAACAACTAACGAGGCTTTGTTGGTTCATTATCCACCCACCACTAAAATGGAATTGCCATTGTCCCTTGTGACTCACTCAGTGCCACCTCCATTTCCCCtttcttaataaataattttattttattatcatccTCAAACAATTCCGAGTGGTTACAACGCAAATTCTAATCCCTTCAACTACCGGACAAATTCACCAATTTCAGCATCTCTTCCCAACCCAACTTACTCAGatacctctctctctctctctctctaatgcGTTCCATGCTCCTCCAATTTATTACGCCCTCTTTTTCAGAcccatataataataataataataataataataataataataataatacatatacTTAGTACACTACGAACCGCAACCGCATCCTTCATAGTAGTTTCTTGTTTCTTCAGACAAAGGTATGGCTTCTTTGATTCAGTGTCCGGCAACTTCTTTCTCTGGAACTCGTTTCAACAAGGCACTCAAGTCTCGTGTTCGTTGCTCCTTAGACTCTAATGTCTCCGACATGAGCGTCAACGGTTAgtatcttcttctttcttttatttttctaaagcAAACTATGAGGTATTCAATTTCGGATAAATTTTCGGATATACAGTTTCCGTAGCAGTTTGTTTACTTTCatttaatgtttttcttttttggtataCGAAGACAGAAAAACATTACTTTACACATACAAATATACACAAAATACTACGTGATAGCTGATTTGGTGCCTTAGTTTTTGTGTTCATGGagcatttttgaaaaagaaattacttTCNNNNNNNNNNNNNNNNNNNNNNNNNNNNNNNNNNNNNNNNNNNNNNNNNNNNNNNNNNNNNNNNNNNNNNNNNNNNNNNNNNTTTTTTGaggaaaaaatataattaaaaaaaagtgatgTTGCTATACCTGATCAAAAAAATTGGGTCATCATGGCAATGGGGCATGTAACTTTGTAGTGTACAGTATGTCATTTTGACATTAATTGTTGGTGAATTTCTGTGCCTGTGGGTGAATACTGGATTGTGAAGGATGGTAGTTAGGGTCTATCATAGGGGAGTGGTGTGAGTTTGCCCATGTTACCAGGTTTAGTTATTATAGTAATTGAGCTGAGCTGTAAGTTTGACAAATGAAATGGTTTCCTGCCAGCGCCGAAAGGGCTGTTTCCGCCGGAGCCGGGACATTATCGAGGACCAAAGCTGAAAGTTGCCATCATTGGGGCTGGGCTTGCTGGCATGTCAACTGCAGTAGAACTCTTGGATCAAGGACACGAGGTTCAGCTCCTTTATTCTTTAATATCACACTTCCTccatttcatattttatatgtCATTTTGATACTTTTATTTATGAATATGTGTGAAAAGTCAAAGCGACTTATCAGTATGGAAcggacaaaataaaaaatgttatctaTCTCCCCTCTTTGCTACTTTTCTAGTAATTATACAccaattagaatttttttccttgttaaattaatttttgcctAGTAATTTTGGatcattataaatatatattggtCTCATGCTTATTTTCAATTATGTTTTCTATTCTTTTCCGATTGATGAAAAAGGTTGGTTTTTGCTTGTAGCCATAATGCAAGTTCTTCACCATCTTTAGCAGCTGTATTATTCCTCAACTCTTTTCCCAGTTATGAAAGTATTACAAGTGTCACTTCTATCAAGGACAAGAACCTCTTATTGACTTCACTTGATGTGTTCTTTTTTGTTGTGTATCCATTCATTccacttgctttttctttttctttacctGGAATAGGTGGGTGCAGATAACAATCTACTTGTAAAGGATCACACTCACACTTTTGTGAACAAAGGGGGTCAAATAGGAGGTATATTTTGGGCTGTAATACTGagttttgttcttgttgattaTTCTCTTCTTGCTTTCCCTCTTACCCCAATTGCACTACACTTTACGAAAAGATAATAGTTACATGACACATTATTCATAACTTAGTTTTCCAGTGCAGAACTAGATTTTCGCTTCCCAGTGGGAGCGCCATTGCATGGGATAAACGCTTTTTTGTCCACAAATCAGCTTAAGGTAAtcccattttaaattttattctattttattttatttggtgtTAAGATTGCATGACTATAGAATTATTCAGAAACCTCCTCTCAATATGGTATTTGTACtcaaagtaaaaagaaaaaaacattcTTTATATTCCTTAGTAGGACTCACTGCATTTaacattttgttttttatttatgaacaGACTTATGATAAGGCTAGAAATGCTGTGGCTCTCGCACTGAGTCCAGTTGTCAAAGCTCTTATTAATCCAGATGCTGCATTGAGGGACATAAGGAATTTGGATAGTGTAAGAGGATATGTCAATTCATTGTTCCCCTTTCAAAATGGTGTTGCCTGATTTATTTATTCCTCAGCTTTATATACTCTCTTAACTTTTATATGCACTCGTTACAGATTAGCTTTTCAGACTGGTTTATATCCAAAGGTGGCACACGAATGAGTATTCAAAGGATGTGGGATCCAGTGGCCTATGCTCTTGGATTTATTGACTGTGATAATATCAGTGCACGTTGCATGCTCACCATATTTGCCTTGTTTGCCACAAAGACTGAGGCCTCCCTTTTGCGAATGCTGAAGGGTTCACCGGATGTTTATTTGAGTGGCCCTATCCGAAAGTACATTACAGATAGAGGGGGCAGGTATAGCTTCACATATTGGAATTTTGGAATGATGACTATTCTAATTTTTCAGTATTTGATTCTATTCATCGCTGGAACAGGTTCCATCTTAGATGGGGTTGCAGAGAAATACTTTATAATAGGTCTTCTGATGGTAGTACTTATGTTACAGGACTTGCCATGTCAAAGGTgatacttttttctttctttctatttatcTTTGCTTCTCATGTGTTTACATGCTACCGTAGAAACTGAGACATTCTGAAAATCATCATAATTCATAGTTAACacttttctgttttcattttctcaGGCTACTGCCAAACAAATCGTGCATGCTGATGCTTACGTTGCTGGTTAGTAGTGTAGTGATTCATTTGTTTTGTACTTATTGCCTTATTATTTCAAAGATATCTAATGCTACTTTATGTCAGCTTGTGATGTTCCCGGAATTAAAAGATTAATTCCTTTGGAGTGGAGGGAACAGAAGTTTTTCAGTAACATATACGAGCTTGTTGGAGTTCCTGTCGTCACAGTGCAACTCAGATACAACGGCTGGGTTACAGAGTTGCAGGATCTTGAAAAATCAAGGTGATTATCATAATTTTAGGATTCCCTATTGTTGCCACAAATTGATACTTTTTGCTTGAAGAGTAAGGAATGGTTTCATTCCCTTCTATGATTGCTATTGACCTTATGAATTCTTTCGCTTTGTTGATGGCAGGCAACTGAAGCAAGCTCTTGGGCTAGATAACCTTCTCTATACTCCGGATGCAGATTTTTCGTGCTTTGCAGATCTTGCACTAACATCTCCTGAAGATTATTACATTGAAGGACAAGGATCGTTATTACAGTAAGTGTGTCTGCACTCTCACTTCGTTTATAAGTTGCTTTATACATATATCCTTGTGTATGACTAAGTATCTGACGT encodes the following:
- the LOC107465815 gene encoding zeta-carotene desaturase, chloroplastic/chromoplastic; the encoded protein is MASLIQCPATSFSGTRFNKALKSRVRCSLDSNVSDMSVNAPKGLFPPEPGHYRGPKLKVAIIGAGLAGMSTAVELLDQGHEVQLLYSLISHFLHFIFYMSFLILDHYKYILVSCLFSIMFSILFRLMKKVGADNNLLVKDHTHTFVNKGGQIGELDFRFPVGAPLHGINAFLSTNQLKTYDKARNAVALALSPVVKALINPDAALRDIRNLDSISFSDWFISKGGTRMSIQRMWDPVAYALGFIDCDNISARCMLTIFALFATKTEASLLRMLKGSPDVYLSGPIRKYITDRGGRFHLRWGCREILYNRSSDGSTYVTGLAMSKATAKQIVHADAYVAACDVPGIKRLIPLEWREQKFFSNIYELVGVPVVTVQLRYNGWVTELQDLEKSRQLKQALGLDNLLYTPDADFSCFADLALTSPEDYYIEGQGSLLQCVLTPGDPYMPLPNDEIISRVAKQVLVLFPSAQGLEVTWSSVVKIGQSLYREGPGKDPFRPDQKTPVKNFFLAGSYTKQDYIDSMEGATLSGRQASAYICDTGEELVDLRKVLATEFKDEIKFANIKDELSLV